In Cryptococcus gattii WM276 chromosome A, complete sequence, one genomic interval encodes:
- a CDS encoding Ribosomal RNA-processing protein 43, putative (Similar to TIGR gene model, INSD accession AAW41250.1) — protein MSTATATAPTPTPIVGTTGVGGANAAAVFKRLHPASYLSRFLSSGYRPDGRPILSSSSSQPTASASAADDIWRQVSINTGSISTAHGSALVRMGDTTMVCGVKAEIGEPDTETPGEGFVVPNIDLPALSSPRFKPGPPGDEAQTYSNWLNELLVSSKTIPLSSLLIAPGKAAWVLYIDVVCINYDGNAFDAAVLAVMAALRNTRLPKAVYDDDTQRAICSRTERYPLKLGRMPLSCSFGIFERCHAPPPRPNVVRNPIVTHHPHHRFGPRWTSGARSARRSWWFEKGGREKWERGGGRSVGVE, from the exons ATGTCTacagcaacagcaacagcacCAACACCAACGCCAATAGTGGGAACAACTGGCGTAGGAGGTGCAAACGCAGCGGCAGTCTTCAAACGTCTTCATCCGGCTTCTTATCTCTCGAGGTTCTTGAGTTCGGGCTATAGGCCTGACGGGAGACCTatcctttcttcctcctcttcccaGCCCACCGCATCTGCCTCTGCTGCGGACGACATATGGAGACAAGTTAGTATCAACACGGGTTCTATATCCACCGCCCACGGTTCGGCTCTTGTGAGGATGGGGGATACGACGATGGTTTGTGGTGTAAAAGCTGAGATCGGGGAGCCTGATACGGAGACGCCAGGGGAGGGGTTTGTAG TACCAAATATCGACCTCCCAGCACTGAGTTCACCAAGATTCAAACCCGGTCCTCCTGGCGATGAGGCGCAAACGTACTCAAATTGGTTAAACGAGTTGCTTGTTTC ATCAAAGACAATCCCTCTGTCATCACTACTTATCGCGCCAGGCAAAGCCGCATGGGTACTTTATATCGATGTAGTGTGCATAAACTATGATGGGAATGCGTTTGATGCGGCTGTTTTGGCTGTGATGGCTGCTCTTAGGAATA CGAGATTACCGAAAGCGGTATATGACGATGACACTCAGCGGGCGATTTGTTCGAGGACGGAGAGGTACCCGTTGAAGTTGGGGAGGATGCCTCTGTCGTGTTCGTTTGGAATTTTTGAAAGGTGC CACGCACCTCCTCCCCGACCCAACGTCGTTCGAAACCCCATTGTTACCCACCACCCTCACCATCGCTTTGGACCAAGATGGACAAGCGGCGCTCGTTCGGCAAGAAGGTCTTGGTGGTTTGAGAAAGGGGGGAGGGAAAAATGGGAAAGAGGTGGTGGACGAAGCGTGGGAGTTGAGTGA
- a CDS encoding C-8 sterol isomerase, putative (Similar to TIGR gene model, INSD accession AAW41251.1) yields MSASYKPRAGKNPSAVASSTNSTGCLKKWTLRGFFVAVLASFYIWANTINVCFFFPPPNRNHFVLTIAIAIAIETEQHKFYILDPPSLNTSVQSALALANSLAPSSAAAPNATLVVDTLVKKLVEDHPHVRWNTDWQNPDEWLFNNAGGAMGSMFLLHASITEYIIIFGTAVGTEGHTGRHTADDYFHILTGRQTAYTAGALTREIYNPGDVHHLVRGVVKQYAMEPESWALEYARGWIPLMLPFGFADGFFSTMDLITLYNTVRITGREMIGNLLRGKI; encoded by the exons ATGTCCGCATCTTACAAGCCCAGGGCGGGCAAAAACCCCTCCGCTGTCGCCTCGTCCACCAACTCGACCGGGTGTCTCAAGAAATGGACCTTGAGGGGTTTCTTCGTCGCTGTCCTCGCTTCTTTTTACATCTGGGCCAACACCATCAACGtgtgttttttttttcctcctcccaaTCGCAATCATTTCGTATTAACCATTGCCATTGCCATTGCTATTGAAACGGAACAGCACAAATTCTACATCCTCGACCCCCCCTCTCTCAACACCTCTGTCCAATCCGCCCTCGCTCTCGCCAACTCTCTCGCCCCCTCTTCCGCCGCTGCCCCCAACGCCACTCTTGTAGTCGACACGCTTGTCAAAAAATTGGTAGAGGACCACCCGCATGTCAGGTGGAATACCGACTGGCAGAACCCCGATGAATGGCTTTTCAACAATGCCGGCGGGGCTATGGGCAGTATGTTCCTTTTACACGCCAGTATCACCGA AtacatcatcatctttgGCACAGCCGTCGGCACCGAAGGCCACACCGGCCGACACACCGCAGACGACTACTTCCACATCCTTACCGGTCGTCAAACCGCCTACACCGCCGGCGCACTTACCAGGGAGATTTATAACCCCGGAGACGTGCACCACCTCGTTAGGGGCGTCGTGAAGCAGTATGCCATGGAGCCTGAAAGTTGGGCTTTGGAGTATGCGAGGG GCTGGATCCCCCTCATGCTCCCATTCGGTTTCGCAGACggcttcttctccaccatgGACCTCATCACACTCTACAACACTGTCAGGATCACTGGGCGCGAGATGATTGGGAATCTGTTGAGGGGGAAGATTTAA
- a CDS encoding RING finger ubiquitin ligase, putative (Similar to TIGR gene model, INSD accession AAW41252.1): MSSQPLQDAPATPRSPRQPLPAPQPLAPDLELNPPRPRPNLSSMLFLTAFFFFMSGGNHAPATGGMEIGPDGEVRPRMSELEYVRGMRDEWKGWLNGTEGNYTEPAVPDMLPSSNVPPTYAHDPLQHSHKFYSNITGFYRHAAVHPLSLSEPRNDSLASFWKGAQLLPRPINETEGWNETRAEEMRGEWDWARTVRWDMNLKERNVSSSIDLSDDPRYSADENEYPEWTWVKGAFTLTSRPASASSTSLDETITYNFYGLHHIPNGTYNLFALPEGMRPDIRRLPGLWGEARWGGEVGNETREIVLRELDKEVKVQQELFVLGDMRPDDVSETTTCPLLIHLTLPPIPSSSLASEIQAYHAELSNPTGLLASMKRPPGYSQLPPGLGGVVVADGCGWALGIEGGEGLGVDDFWRREVDYSVMIALTQLLLLYLLVHQMELTRTPSTLSKISIWTIALMAIIDSYVFSLNMILGVVDVGHGGPDGRGGGLGVWVGGFAAFAGAVIFGPRYAVTLHRIQAPEGAAPAPTPAAPVTTATVASDSNNNANANDPEGATNAENVNGGRNRFAGLRSVTEGLGQMFRGRPAVNWIVMALLFFLLGPSLFTPSVFPVFLTSLYSFWVPQIWRNARRGNGRALGWGFVLGMSGGRLVLPLYAFAYPNNMFFTEPKRWVWGLIAWQVVQVGVLYAQERFGPAFFLPKSMAPPESYNYHPIIPPPDAENPSPYDGETTCSICYEEVDLYPRSGALSLSTHVHGRPNSLDKKSSFSLSPTVISSKDKISREKESEREGLLGGLGGLDRRNYAIAPCGHVFHTSCLAQWMSIKTICPLCKRSLPPM; the protein is encoded by the exons ATGTCCTCCCAACCTCTCCAGGACGCACCCGCAACGCCCCGCTCCCCCCGGCAACCACTCCCCGCGCCGCAACCACTCGCCCCCGACCTCGAACTCAACCCGCCCCGGCCACGACCGAACCTGTCGTCGATGCTGTTCCTCACTGcgttcttcttcttcatgtCTGGCGGCAACCATGCACCGGCGACGGGCGGCATGGAAATAGGCCCTGACGGCGAGGTGCGGCCGCGAATGAGTGAGCTCGAGTATGTGCGCGGCATGAGGGACGAGTGGAAGGGCTGGCTGAACGGCACCGAGGGGAACTACACCGAG CCCGCGGTGCCAGATATGCTTCCGTCGTCCAACGTGCCCCCCACATATGCACACGATCCATTACAGCACAGCCACAAGTTCTACTCCAACATCACCGGCTTCTACCGGCACGCTGCCGTCCACCCGCTGTCCCTCTCCGAACCACGCAACGACTCTCTCGCATCGTTCTGGAAGGGCGCTCAACTGCTGCCGCGGCCGATAAATGAGACAGAGGGATGGAATGAGACGAGGGCAGAGGAGATGAGGGGCGAATGGGATTGGGCGAGGACGGTGAGGTGGGATATGAACCTGAAAGAGAGGAATGTCTCCTCGTCTATCGACCTCTCGGATGATCCTCGATATTCAGCAGATGAGAACGAGTACCCAGAATGGACGTGGGTCAAAGGCGCGTTCACATTAACCTCTAGACCCGCCTCCgcctcttccacttctttGGACGAAACTATCACTTACAATTTCTACGGCCTCCACCACATCCCCAACGGCACATATAATCTGTTCGCCCTTCCAGAGGGTATGCGGCCCGATATCAGACGGTTACCTGGTCTATGGGGCGAAGCACGGTGGGGTGGGGAGGTGGGGAATGAGACGCGAGAGATTGTGTTGAGAGAGCTGGACAAGGAAGTCAAAGTGCAGCAAGAGCTTTTCGTGCTTGGTGATATGCGTCCGGACG ACGTATCGGAAACAACTACTTGCCCGTTGCTCATCCACCTCACCCTCCCACCTATTCCGTCCTCATCGCTCGCTTCTGAAATCCAAGCGTATCATGCGGAACTATCCAACCCGACAGGTTTATTGGCAAGTATGAAGCGGCCCCCGGGGTACTCTCAACTCCCTCCAGGCCTCGGAGGGGTAGTCGTTGCCGATGGATGTGGGTGGGCGCTAGGGATCGAGGGTGGAGAAGGGTTGGGCGTGGATGATTTTTGGAGAAGGGAAGTTGATT ACTCGGTCATGATAGCTCTCACCCAACTGCTCTTGCTCTACCTTCTCGTCCACCAAATGGAACTCACCCGCACCCCATCGACACTCTCCAAAATCTCGATATGGACAATCGCCCTCATGGCCATCATCGACTCATACGTGTTTAGCCTCAATATGATTCTGGGAGTGGTGGATGTCGGGCATGGGGGGCCAGATGGGAGGGGAGGCGGGCTGGGCGTCTGGGTAGGCGGGTTTGCGGCGTTTGCAGGGGCTGTGATCTTTGGGCCT AGGTATGCGGTGACGTTGCATAGGATCCAAGCTCCTGAAGGAGCTGCTCCTGCTCCCACTCCCGCTGCTCCAGTGACCACCGCCACTGTCGCCTCCGacagcaacaacaatgCCAATGCGAATGACCCAGAAGGCGCTACCAACGCAGAGAACGTTAACGGAGGGAGAAATCGATTTGCTGGTTTACGATCAGTGACAGAAGGGCTTGGGCAGATGTTCAGGGGTCGACCGGCTGTCAATT GGATCGTAATGGCCCtcttgttcttcctccttgGCCCTTCACTGTTCACGCCTTCCGTCTTCCCCGTCTTCCTTACCTCGCTCTACTCGTTCTGGGTCCCGCAAATATGGAGGAATGCGAGGAGGGGGAATGGGAGGGCGTTAGGGTGGGGGTTTGTCCTGGGGATGAGTGGAGGGAGGCTGGTTTTGCCGCTTT ACGCATTCGCATACCCGAACAATATGTTTTTCACAGAACCGAAACGGTGGGTATGGGGTCTAATCGCTTGGCAAGTCGTGCAGGTCGGGGTACTTTATGCGCAGGAGAGATTTGGACCTGCATTCTT TCTACCTAAAAGT ATGGCTCCACCAGAATCATACAACTACCACCCGATCATCCCCCCTCCTGACGCTGAGAACCCATCGCCTTATGACGGCGAAACAACATGCTCGATCTGTTATGAAGAAGTGGACCTTTATCCTCGGTCTGGCGCGCTTTCCCTCTCCACCCACGTCCACGGCCGCCCGAATTCGCTCGATAAAAAGTCAAGtttctccctctcccccaCCGTCATCTCATCGAAAGATAAAATTTCAAGGGAGAAAGAGTCGGAGAGGGAAGGGTTGCTGGGTGGTCTAGGAGGGTTGGATAGGAGGAATTATGCGATTGCGCCATGTGGGCACGTGTTCCATACGAGTTGTTTGGCGCAGTGGATGAGTATCAAG ACAATTTGTCCACTGTGTAAGAGGAGTTTACCGCCAATGTAA
- a CDS encoding Siderophore iron transporter 3, putative (Similar to TIGR gene model, INSD accession AAW41474.1), with amino-acid sequence MSRIRIEATLKTLATKNPPFADFNIQSEEPKEQENNDVESLSEEAEAQARAEAAALEQDKGVTRIEALYIVFGKGWGLYSLWASIGLIAYVYSLSRSTTAYYAQFATSSFGKHTIVGTIGVINGILNGVAPPFIAKIADLWSRPHALLLAIACYVIGYAMCAGAHNIQTVVAGQVFYTLGNAGISFLNSLLIADITSMQWRAFVDGAVNLPYVLNAFVAGYIVSDINAYSVNGWRWGYGMFCILLPVCMSPALIVLLIGDHRAKKLGALSLASSSKARREHLALTGQSEAVEEDETAGMNAWGKLGFYWTRLNVFGFLLMGFAFALLLTPMTLYTTAKGGYKNPSLIAMLVIGGVLFICWGIWDGFFAPYPFMPKRVFNRTFLACLIADFFYYFSSYLVDGYFSSWVYVIVDWNDRNYAFFNNTVTVAMCGFAVFFGLLIRYTHRYKVLQVIGLAIRVVGMGLTYRATLQATDAVLVVSQVLIGFGGAISVIASYIGVQGSVPHQDMAIATAVLNLWASIGSSISIAISASVWNKQVPAHLDKYLGSTYNATELADIFGSIYIARLTEPRDLVKKGKSCVFIIINFYSLLIPSTDMFFALAYMESVSPLFLAGLITSFCSVIAALFASNYYCGQNHNAIEDKVIKFRNTDEIMEIQKDVKEIVKEERH; translated from the exons ATGTCTCGAATTCGCATTGAGGCCACTCTCAAGACTCTGGCGACCAAGAACCCGCCGTTCGCCGACTTCAATATCCAATCCGAAGAGCCCAAGGAGCAAGAGAATAACGATGTGGAGTCTCTTTCCGAGGAAGCTGAAGCTCAAGCTCGGGCGGAAGCAGCGGCCCTCGAGCAAGATAAGGGTGTTACTCGAATAGAGGCTTTAT ACATTGTCTTCGGCAAGGGTTGGGGTCTCTACTCTCTCTGGGCTTCTATCGGTTTGATTGCTTACGTTTACTCTCTGAGTCGAAGCACCACTGCTTACT ATGCTCAATTCGCTACCTCTTCTTTCGGTAAACACACTATCGTTGGTACTATCGGTGTCATCAACGGTATTCTCAACGGTGTCGCTCCTCCTTTCATTGCCAAGATCGCCGATCTTTGGTCTCGTCCCCACGCTCTCCTTCTTGCCATCGCCTGCTACGTTATTGGTTACGCCATGTGTGCTGGTGCACACAACATCCAGACTGTCGTCGCTGGTCAGGTCTTTTACACTCTGGGTAACGCCGGCATCAGTTTCT TGAACAGTTTGCTTATTGCGGATATCACTTCTATGCAATGGCGAGCCTTTGTGGACGGTGCTGTCAACTTGCCGTATGTCCTCAATGCCTTTGTCGCCGGTTACATCGTCTCCGACATCAATGCTTACAGCGTCAACGGATGGCGATGGGGT TACGGCATGTTCTGCATTCTTCTTCCCGTCTGTATGTCCCCCGCTCTCATCGTCCTTTTGATCGGTGATCACCGAGCCAAAAAACTCGGTGCTCTTTCACTcgcttcttcctccaagGCTCGTCGTGAACACCTCGCTCTTACCGGTCAATCCGAAGCTgttgaggaggatgagaCTGCTGGTATGAACGCCTGGGGTAAACTTGGTTTCTATTGGACTCGACTTAACGTCTTTGGTTTCCTTCTCATGGGCTTCGCttttgctcttcttcttacCCCTATGACTCTTTACACTACCGCCAAAGGAGGTTACAAGAACC CCTCTCTTATTGCTATGCTCGTCATCGGTGGTGTCTTGTTCATTTGCTGGGGTATTTGGGACGGTTTCTTTGCTCCTTACCCATTCATGCCCAAACGAGTTTTCAACCGGACTTTC CTTGCTTGTCTTATCGCCGACTTCTTCTACTACTTCTCTTCCTACCTTGTCGATGGTTACTTTTCTTCTTGGGTATACGTCATTGTTGACTGGAAT GACCGAAATTATGCGTTCTTTAACAACACTGTTACCGTTGCCATGTGTGGTTTTGCTGTCTTCTTCGGTCTTCTTATCCGATACACCCACCGGTACAAGGTTCTTCAGGTCATTGGTCTCGCTATCCGAGTTGT TGGCATGGGGCTCACCTATCGGGCTACCCTTCAAGCTACCGACGCCGTCTTGGTCGTCTCTCAGGTTCTCATTGGCTTTGGAGGCGCCATCTCCGTCATTGCTTCATACATTGGTGTCCAAGGCTCCGTCCCTCACCAAGACATGGCTATCGCTACCGCCGTTCTCAACCTTTGGGCTTCTATCGGTTCTTCCATTTCTATCGCCATTTCCGCTTCTGTTTGGAACAAACAAGTCCCTGCACACCTTGACAAGTATCTCGGTAGTACTTACAACGCTACTGAGCTTGCGGATATCTTTGGTTCCATTTACATTGCCCGACTTACCGAACCTCGAGACTTGGTCAAGAAGGGTAAGTCTTGTgtttttattattattaatTTTTATTCACTTCTCATCCCATCGACTGACATGTTCTTCGCTTTAGCCTACATGGAGTCTGTTAGCCCGCTCTTCCTCGCTGGTCTCATCACCTCCTTCTGTTCCGTTATCGCCGCCCTCTTCGCGTCCAACTATTACTGTGGCCAAAACCACAACGCCATCGAAGACAAGGTTATCAAGTTTCGAAACACCGATGAGATCATGGAAATCCAGAAGGACGTCAAAGAGATTGTAAAGGAAGAACGACATTAA
- a CDS encoding Hypothetical protein (Similar to SGTC gene model, INSD accession EAL23048.1; CNBA8150): protein MLTPEGCHRCRTLRTRCSFTLPTASISAPEGCTSRGQSAISVSLEQGQGTGLEENDILRRLDERTKRIEGLLRRETGARQPPVIRKDEGLRVERLQPVAGSVGAAVHLASALCVRSGWTWIDPAESGLLSGDAFEKAHARFLSTFYRILPLPHIIAVPTHPFVRLALITYLNPGFQPISSLLSSALTSLHMFEPSEDIVLALLIISHLPVSQYWTVIDPYGAGARAHQMAIALGLPDSARWLKLLKHEIEQDWNKSLLNRAILWYAVQHRASWIQIFTSPSMSWYPSTPPIHETVPFHFAQHLNSPALSHIVLDSLLMESLWPVIEALQAVRLSRQYEEQRVVALKDAWTVFEERAAAWSTEVESAPRKSSCLAYLVIPFSCAYVLTCISRVNPISTSQLQHSHRKHVSSP, encoded by the exons ATGCTCACGCCTGAAGGGTGTCATCGATGTCGAACACTCCGAACCCGTTGTTCCTTCACCCTCCCTACTGCATCTATTTCTGCGCCCGAAGGCTGTACAAGCCGCGGTCAAAGCGCTATATCTGTCTCCCTTGAACAAGGCCAAGGGACAGGGCTGGAGGAGAATGACATTTTGAGACGATTGGACGAACGGACAAAGAGGATTGAGGGACTGCTTCGTAGGGAAACAGGAGCTCGTCAACCGCCGGTTATCAGGAAAGATGAAGGCCTGCGCGTGGAGCGTTTGCAGCCAGTTGCAGGGAGTGTTGGTGCAGCTGTGCATCTGGCTTCAGCTCTATGTGTGAGGAGTGGATGGACATGGATAGATCCAGCTGAATCGGGGTTGCTCTCAGGTGATGCGTTCGAGAAGGCTCACGCGCG CTTCCTGTCGACATTCTACAGAATACTCCCTCTTCCGCACATCATCGCCGTCCCGACCCACCCCTTTGTCCGCCTAGCACTCATCACCTACCTCAATCCCGGATTCCAACCAATATCCTCCCTCTTATCATCCGCCTTGACAAGTTTACACATGTTCGAACCCTCCGAAGATATCGTACTTGCCCTACTCATCATCTCTCATCTCCCGGTGAGCCAATATTGGACGGTAATAGATCCTTACGGTGCAGGGGCGAGAGCACATCAGATGGCTATCGCTTTGGGACTTCCTGATTCTGCGAGATGGCTCAAACTGCTTAAACATGAAATTGAACAAGACTGGAATAAGTCGTTATTGAATCGGGCCATACTG TGGTATGCGGTGCAGCACCGAGCGTCATG GATACAGATCTTCACCTCGCCATCTATGAGCTGGTACCCTTCTACTCCTCCCATCCACGAAACCGTTCCTTTCCACTTTGCACAACATTTAAATTCACCAGCACTGTCCCATATCGTCCTTGATTCGCTTTTGATGGAATCGCTATGGCCTGTTATCGAAGCTCTACAAGCGGTGAGGCTGAGTAGGCAGTATGAGGAGCAACGCGTGGTGGCCTTGAAGGATGCTTGGACTGTGTTTGAGGAGAGGGCAGCGGCGTGGTCGACTGAGGTGGAGAGTGCGCCTCGTAAGTCTTCATGTCTTGCATATCTCGTAATTCCCTTTTCGTGTGCTTACGTGCTCACCTGCATCAGTCGCGTCAACCCCATATCAACTTCTCAACTGCAACATTCTCATCGTAAACATGTGTCTTCGCCTTAG